From one Rosa rugosa chromosome 4, drRosRugo1.1, whole genome shotgun sequence genomic stretch:
- the LOC133741729 gene encoding blue copper protein 1b-like, with translation MASISQLFVIVAMLAIFTPTIFATDFIVGDDKGWTINVDYQAWAQGKQFYVGDNLVFNYPVGVHNVLKVNGTGFQECAAPAGTVALTGGKDVINLATPGRKWYICGVSKHCEVGPQKLFITVTPASFAPSPSPTTSAASIRGNGARYGWIIVTVGTILGMLMA, from the exons ATGGCCTCTATTTCCCAGCTCTTCGTAATTGTTGCGATGCTAGCAATTTTTACTCCTACAATTTTCGCAACGGATTTTATTGTCGGTGACGACAAAGGTTGGACCATTAATGTCGACTACCAAGCTTGGGCTCAGGGAAAGCAGTTCTACGTTGGCGATAACCTTG TTTTTAACTACCCAGTAGGTGTTCACAATGTGCTGAAGGTGAATGGAACTGGTTTCCAAGAATGTGCAGCTCCTGCAGGCACTGTAGCATTAACAGGTGGGAAAGACGTGATAAACTTAGCAACCCCAGGGAGGAAATGGTACATCTGTGGTGTGTCTAAACACTGTGAAGTCGGACCCCAGAAGCTTTTCATAACTGTGACGCCAGCTTCCTTTGCTCCCAGCCCAAGCCCTACTACCTCTGCAGCAAGTATAAGGGGTAATGGAGCAAGATATGGGTGGATCATCGTTACTGTTGGCACCATTCTTGGGATGCTCATGGCCTAA
- the LOC133741728 gene encoding blue copper protein 1a-like, translated as MASSHFFIILAILAIVTPSILASDFIVGDDKGWTNTVDYQAWAQGKLFYVGDNLVFNYPEGAHNVLKVNGTGFQECAAPAGTVALTSGQDVINLATPGRKWYICGVSKHCEVGPQKLFITVMPASFAPSPSPSTSAATTSVVNGARYGLIVVTIATVLGMLMA; from the exons ATGGCCTCTTCCCACTTCTTCATAATCCTTGCCATTCTAGCAATTGTTACCCCTTCAATTTTGGCCTCTGATTTtattgttggtgatgacaaaggTTGGACCAATACTGTTGACTACCAAGCTTGGGCTCAGGGAAAGCTCTTCTATGTTGGTGATAACCTCG TATTTAACTACCCAGAAGGAGCTCACAATGTGCTTAAGGTGAATGGAACTGGGTTCCAAGAATGTGCAGCTCCTGCAGGCACTGTGGCATTAACAAGTGGACAGGATGTGATAAACCTAGCAACGCCAGGAAGAAAATGGTACATTTGTGGTGTTTCTAAGCACTGTGAAGTTGGACCCCAGAAGCTTTTCATAACTGTTATGCCAGCTTCCTTTGCTCCTAGTCCAAGCCCCAGTACCTCTGCAGCAACTACAAGTGTTGTTAATGGAGCGAGATATGGGTTGATCGTCGTTACTATTGCCACCGTTCTGGGGATGCTCATGGCTTAA
- the LOC133746538 gene encoding protein TPX2 isoform X1 gives MEMEEDMEVEQVFTAHEVDIDYEFDAARFFDFSRQETPVEARRAELWFESAKSYPPSPVVTRMILGGDILLGNVNTSPKSKDVENTNGIGCNIVAGQESCAMDVNSGDCEGVNKGIFGNLQRVLNQSHGAGTGLTFNHSKGQNNSSVKPSFPRKSTLMKPTASQLAKQNRLPHIGGSRFQTLHVQNSDKSFCSSSGVETQATKRQKLEGGHSHKVTTEAMQQTNFIHKPPKKVETFDKTHAKLKITIPIEPDFETTYRAQRIRPKNGSVLEQVPSAPRKFKARPLNKKIFEAPSLPLPKRSTPKLPEFHEFHLKTMERAMQNTSTVPLSSHHFNGQEKVLDKPSASTVAGNGNREPRRPSKLDGLKQDGSDVMPKFKARPLNKKIFSSKGDIGVFWNSKRETTVPMEFNFQTERRTQQIPPTDLFSKLSLTSELQPNNGAQLKLPQPTSVSVKDSKENRANNFQPEHKIMVKEKSSLFGGKQALFGGGRSISDVDNKSRMRSLGVR, from the exons atgGAAATGGAGGAAGATATGGAGGTGGAGCAAGTGTTTACGGCGCACGAAGTGGACATTGACTACGAGTTTGACGCGGCCAGGTTCTTTGATTTTAGTCGGCAGGAGACGCCGGTGGAGGCGCGGCGGGCTGAGCTCTGGTTCGAATCCGCCAAGAGCTATCCTCCTTCTC CTGTTGTGACAAGGATGATACTAGGAGGGGACATTCTCCTGGGAAATGTGAATACCTCCCCAAAATCTAAAGATGTGGAGAATACAAATGGCATTGGCTGTAATATCGTCGCTGGCCAAGAATCGTGTGCAATGGATGTAAATAGCGGAG ATTGTGAAGGAGTGAATAAAGGGATTTTCGGCAACTTGCAAAGAGTTCTAAATCAATCACATGGAGCAGGTACAG GGTTGACATTCAATCATTCAAAAGGTCAAAATAACTCTTCAGTAAAGCCATCTTTCCCCAGGAAATCAACTTTGATGAAACCTACAGCAAGTCAACTTGCTAAGCAAAATCGCCTCCCTCATATTGGTGGTTCCAG ATTTCAGACGCTACATGTTCAAAACAGTGATAAGAGCTTCTGTAGCTCTTCTGGAGTTGAAACTCAAGCTACCAAAAGGCAGAAGTTAGAGGGAGGTCACTCGCATAAG GTTACTACTGAAGCAATGCAGCAAACTAATTTCATCCACAAGCCACCTAAAAAG GTCGAAACTTTTGATAAGACGCATGCCAAGTTGAAAATTACTATTCCAATAGAGCCTGACTTTGAAACGACATATAGGGCGCAAAGAATAAG GCCTAAGAATGGATCAGTGTTGGAACAAGTGCCATCAGCTCCTCGAAAATTCAAAGCCCGTCCACTGAACAAAAAA ATTTTTGAGGCTCCCTCACTGCCACTTCCAAAGAGGAGCACTCCAAAGTTGCCAGAATTTCAT GAATTTCACCTGAAGACAATGGAAAGAGCTATGCAAAATACATCTACTGTTCCATTATCCTCACATCATTTCAATGGTCAAGAGAAG GTGTTGGACAAACCTAGTGCTTCCACTGTTGCAGGAAATGGAAACAGAGAACCCAGAAG GCCGAGTAAATTGGATGGTCTTAAGCAGGATGGAAGTGATGTAATGCCAAAATTTAAAGCTCGTCCTCTTAATAAAAAG ATCTTTTCTAGCAAAGGGGATATCGGTGTTTTCTGGAATAGCAAAAGAGAAACCACTGTACCAATG GAATTTAATTTTCAGACAGAGAGGAGAACTCAGCAGATTCCGCCAACTGATCTTTTCAGTAAG CTCTCTTTAACATCTGAACTCCAGCCAAATAATGGAGCTCAGTTGAAATTGCCTCAGCCAACATCTGTATCAGTGAAG GACTCAAAAGAAAATAGAGCGAATAATTTCCAACCAGAACATAAG ATAATGGTAAAAGAGAAATCTTCTCTGTTTGGTGGAAAGCAAGCTCTATTTGGGGGTGGCAGGTCCATCAGTGATGTTGATAACAAATCAAGGATGAG GAGTTTGGGAGTCCGCTAG
- the LOC133706680 gene encoding blue copper protein 1b-like, with the protein MASSQLFIIFSILAIFVPLIVAKDYVVGDKAGWTIEVDYEAWAKGKKFSVGDRLLFLYPKGSHSVVEVEEKDFNRCKAPADGKELTSGEDVIKLDAPGKKYFFCNVGRHCQMGNQKVAINVESSSSSSSSSSTPSPSPSESSPSASSSAPSSPELSSPSNSSPPASPSPAAPSPSTSGATIGERYGWMLIMVGIIGFLIGSE; encoded by the exons ATGGCCTCTTCCCAGCTCTTTATTATCTTTTCCATTCTAGCAATTTTCGTCCCTTTGATTGTGGCCAAAGATTATGTGGTTGGTGACAAAGCAGGTTGGACAATTGAAGTTGATTATGAAGCTTGGGCAAAGGGAAAAAAATTTTCTGTTGGTGACAGACTCC TTTTTTTATATCCAAAAGGATCCCACAGTGTGGTTGAAGTGGAAGAGAAAGACTTTAATAGATGTAAAGCTCCTGCTGACGGTAAGGAATTAACGAGTGGAGAGGATGTGATCAAGCTTGATGCCCCAGGAAAGAAATATTTCTTTTGCAATGTTGGTAGACATTGTCAAATGGGGAACCAGAAGGTTGCTATAAATGTGgaatcatcttcatcttcatcttcatcttcctctaCTCCTAGCCCAAGCCCGAGTGAATCCAGCCCAAGTGCCTCAAGCTCAGCACCCTCAAGCCCAGAGCTCTCAAGCCCAAGTAATTCAAGCCCACCTGCTTCCCCCAGCCCAGCAGCCCCAAGCCCTAGTACCTCTGGAGCAACGATCGGAGAAAGATACGGGTGGATGTTAATTATGGTCGGTATTATAGGGTTTCTCATTGGGAGTGAATAA
- the LOC133742132 gene encoding blue copper protein 1a-like, producing MASSKLFIVLAILAIVSPTILATDFIVGDDKGWTINVDYQAWAQGKLFYVGDNLVFNYPEGAHNVVKVNGTGFQECAAPAGTVALTSGQDVINLATPGRKWYICGVSKHCEVGPQKLFITVMPASFAPSPSPTTSAATISSVNGVRFGWMIIVIGILGMLIYA from the exons ATGGCCTCTTCTAAGCTCTTCATAGTTCTTGCCATTCTTGCGATTGTTTCCCCAACAATTTTGGCAACAGATTTtattgttggtgatgacaaggGTTGGACCATTAATGTTGATTACCAAGCTTGGGCTCAGGGAAAGCTCTTCTATGTTGGTGACAACCTTG tatttAACTACCCAGAAGGAGCTCACAATGTGGTTAAGGTGAATGGAACTGGGTTCCAAGAATGTGCAGCTCCTGCAGGCACTGTGGCATTAACAAGTGGACAGGATGTGATAAACCTAGCAACGCCAGGAAGAAAATGGTACATATGTGGTGTTTCTAAGCACTGTGAAGTTGGACCCCAGAAGCTTTTCATAACTGTTATGCCAGCTTCCTTTGCTCCTAGTCCAAGCCCCACTACCTCTGCAGCAACTATAAGTTCTGTTAATGGAGTTAGATTTGGGTGGATGATCATTGTTATTGGCATTCTTGGGATGCTCATCTACGCTTGA
- the LOC133746538 gene encoding protein TPX2 isoform X2, with protein MEMEEDMEVEQVFTAHEVDIDYEFDAARFFDFSRQETPVEARRAELWFESAKSYPPSPVVTRMILGGDILLGNVNTSPKSKDVENTNGIGCNIVAGQESCAMDVNSGDCEGVNKGIFGNLQRVLNQSHGAGLTFNHSKGQNNSSVKPSFPRKSTLMKPTASQLAKQNRLPHIGGSRFQTLHVQNSDKSFCSSSGVETQATKRQKLEGGHSHKVTTEAMQQTNFIHKPPKKVETFDKTHAKLKITIPIEPDFETTYRAQRIRPKNGSVLEQVPSAPRKFKARPLNKKIFEAPSLPLPKRSTPKLPEFHEFHLKTMERAMQNTSTVPLSSHHFNGQEKVLDKPSASTVAGNGNREPRRPSKLDGLKQDGSDVMPKFKARPLNKKIFSSKGDIGVFWNSKRETTVPMEFNFQTERRTQQIPPTDLFSKLSLTSELQPNNGAQLKLPQPTSVSVKDSKENRANNFQPEHKIMVKEKSSLFGGKQALFGGGRSISDVDNKSRMRSLGVR; from the exons atgGAAATGGAGGAAGATATGGAGGTGGAGCAAGTGTTTACGGCGCACGAAGTGGACATTGACTACGAGTTTGACGCGGCCAGGTTCTTTGATTTTAGTCGGCAGGAGACGCCGGTGGAGGCGCGGCGGGCTGAGCTCTGGTTCGAATCCGCCAAGAGCTATCCTCCTTCTC CTGTTGTGACAAGGATGATACTAGGAGGGGACATTCTCCTGGGAAATGTGAATACCTCCCCAAAATCTAAAGATGTGGAGAATACAAATGGCATTGGCTGTAATATCGTCGCTGGCCAAGAATCGTGTGCAATGGATGTAAATAGCGGAG ATTGTGAAGGAGTGAATAAAGGGATTTTCGGCAACTTGCAAAGAGTTCTAAATCAATCACATGGAGCAG GGTTGACATTCAATCATTCAAAAGGTCAAAATAACTCTTCAGTAAAGCCATCTTTCCCCAGGAAATCAACTTTGATGAAACCTACAGCAAGTCAACTTGCTAAGCAAAATCGCCTCCCTCATATTGGTGGTTCCAG ATTTCAGACGCTACATGTTCAAAACAGTGATAAGAGCTTCTGTAGCTCTTCTGGAGTTGAAACTCAAGCTACCAAAAGGCAGAAGTTAGAGGGAGGTCACTCGCATAAG GTTACTACTGAAGCAATGCAGCAAACTAATTTCATCCACAAGCCACCTAAAAAG GTCGAAACTTTTGATAAGACGCATGCCAAGTTGAAAATTACTATTCCAATAGAGCCTGACTTTGAAACGACATATAGGGCGCAAAGAATAAG GCCTAAGAATGGATCAGTGTTGGAACAAGTGCCATCAGCTCCTCGAAAATTCAAAGCCCGTCCACTGAACAAAAAA ATTTTTGAGGCTCCCTCACTGCCACTTCCAAAGAGGAGCACTCCAAAGTTGCCAGAATTTCAT GAATTTCACCTGAAGACAATGGAAAGAGCTATGCAAAATACATCTACTGTTCCATTATCCTCACATCATTTCAATGGTCAAGAGAAG GTGTTGGACAAACCTAGTGCTTCCACTGTTGCAGGAAATGGAAACAGAGAACCCAGAAG GCCGAGTAAATTGGATGGTCTTAAGCAGGATGGAAGTGATGTAATGCCAAAATTTAAAGCTCGTCCTCTTAATAAAAAG ATCTTTTCTAGCAAAGGGGATATCGGTGTTTTCTGGAATAGCAAAAGAGAAACCACTGTACCAATG GAATTTAATTTTCAGACAGAGAGGAGAACTCAGCAGATTCCGCCAACTGATCTTTTCAGTAAG CTCTCTTTAACATCTGAACTCCAGCCAAATAATGGAGCTCAGTTGAAATTGCCTCAGCCAACATCTGTATCAGTGAAG GACTCAAAAGAAAATAGAGCGAATAATTTCCAACCAGAACATAAG ATAATGGTAAAAGAGAAATCTTCTCTGTTTGGTGGAAAGCAAGCTCTATTTGGGGGTGGCAGGTCCATCAGTGATGTTGATAACAAATCAAGGATGAG GAGTTTGGGAGTCCGCTAG
- the LOC133746537 gene encoding guard cell S-type anion channel SLAC1 codes for MDKRKTSPYFLDTHLIDIHEVLPEEEEQEEGITEEENGKAEKRLNKPIKVREMKGSSQRRSINRQVSLETGFSVLRKESNRAKDENIGVNLPRSGRSFGGFDSINRFGMEGRKGDFSIFETKSSNPSRQNSWLPSKKERSEMESQKTDGAGLDESVDTSVPAGRYFAALRGPELDQVKDDEDILLPKDEQWPFLLRFPIGCFGICLGLSSQAVLWRALATSPATEFLHIPLFINLVLWLLALAVLFCVSFTYILKTLFYFEAVKREYFHPVRVNFFFAPWVVCMFLALGAPPTLFPNKLQPAIWCTFMLPYFLLELKIYGQWLSGGKRRLCKVANPSSHLSVVGNFVGAILAAKVGWKEPAKFLWAVGFAHYFVVFVTLYQRLPTSEALPRELHPVYSMFIAAPSAASMAWQNIYGDFNEVSRTCYFIALFLYISLVVRIKFFTGFRFSVAWWAYTFPMTTFSVATIKYAEEVPSVLTKGLAVTLSFMSSTTVSVLFVSTLLHAFVWHTLFPNDLAIAITKRRLGKFKKAYDIKRWTKQALTKNNIAAKVSDGGKEDRLYP; via the exons ATGGATAAAAGAAAAACTTCTCCATATTTTCTTGATACTCATCTTATTGATATCCATGAAGTCTTACCAGAAGAAGAggaacaagaagagggaatTACTGAAGAGGAAAACGGAAAGGCAGAGAAGAGACTTAACAAACCCATTAAAGTTAGAGAGATGAAGGGTAGTAGTCAAAGGCGTTCGATCAATAGGCAGGTTTCTCTAGAGACTGGTTTTTCGGTGCTTCGAAAAGAGTCCAACAGGGCTAAAGATGAGAACATTGGTGTTAATCTTCCCAGAAGTGGAAGAAGTTTCGGAGGTTTTGATTCCATTAACAGGTTTGGCATGGAAGGAAGGAAAGGAGACTTCAGCATCTTCGAGACCAAATCATCAAACCCCAGTAGGCAAAACTCTTGGTTGCCATCAAAAAAGGAAAGATCAGAGATGGAGTCTCAGAAGACTGATGGAGCAGGACTTGATGAGTCTGTTGATACAAGTGTTCCTGCTGGCAGATACTTTGCTGCACTTAGAGGGCCTGAACTTGACCAAGTCAAG GATGATGAAGATATTCTCCTCCCAAAAGATGAGCAATGGCCCTTTCTCCTCAGATTTCCAATTGGATGCTTTGGTATTTGTCTTGGCCTTAGCAGCCAAGCAGTCTTATGGCGTGCTCTTGCGACAAGCCCAGCCACTGAGTTTCTCCACATCCCACTCTTCATAAACCTTGTCCTCTGGCTTTTAGCATTAGCAGTCCTATTTTGTGTCTCCTTCACCTATATTCTCAAAACTCTCTTCTACTTTGAAGCAGTCAAAAGAGAGTACTTCCACCCTGTGAGAGTCAACTTCTTCTTTGCTCCTTGGGTTGTATGCATGTTCTTAGCCCTTGGTGCACCACCAACTTTGTTCCCTAATAAACTCCAACCTGCAATTTGGTGCACCTTCATGTTACCCTACTTTCTTCTGGAACTCAAGATCTATGGACAGTGGCTTTCGGGTGGGAAGAGGCGTCTTTGTAAGGTGGCCAATCCATCTTCGCATCTCTCAGTGGTTGGAAACTTTGTTGGGGCAATTTTGGCTGCCAAGGTTGGGTGGAAGGAGCCTGCCAAGTTCTTGTGGGCAGTAGGCTTTGCACATTACTTTGTGGTCTTTGTTACTTTGTATCAGAGATTGCCAACAAGTGAAGCGTTGCCGAGGGAGCTCCATCCGGTGTATTCCATGTTCATTGCTGCCCCATCAGCCGCAAGTATGGCTTGGCAGAACATTTATGGTGATTTCAATGAGGTGTCGAGGACCTGCTACTTCATCGCACTGTTTCTCTATATTTCACTGGTCGTGAGGATCAAATTCTTCACAGGGTTTAG ATTTTCGGTGGCTTGGTGGGCATACACCTTTCCAATGACAACATTCTCAGTTGCCACCATTAAGTATGCAGAAGAAGTACCGTCAGTTCTAACCAAGGGCCTCGCAGTTACTCTTTCTTTCATGTCATCAACAACGGTGTCTGTACTGTTTGTGTCCACTCTTCTTCATGCCTTTGTTTGGCACACATTGTTTCCTAATGATCTTGCCATAGCCATAACAAAGAGAAGACTTGGCAAGTTCAAAAAGGCCTATGATATAAAGCGCTGGACAAAGCAGGCTCTAACCAAGAACAATATAGCAGCAAAGGTTTCTGATGGAGGGAAAGAAGACAGATTATATCCATAG